The Mercurialis annua linkage group LG8, ddMerAnnu1.2, whole genome shotgun sequence genome window below encodes:
- the LOC126662089 gene encoding cucumisin-like: protein MARMQSPHDCLLLCIVTFCLVLSCHGTSDGDRKVYIVYMGELPKGEFSASTLHINMLQEVVGSAASDYLLHSYHRSFNGFVAKLTEEEKQKVAGMQGVVSVFPSQKKKLLTTKSWDFMGFPINSVRSSGESDMIIGMLDTGIWPESQSFNDSGYSPAPTKWKGTCQASSNFTCNNKIVGARYYHSDGEIDPDVEFPSPRDSEGHGTHTASTAAGDLVSSASLLGLGLGTARGGVPSARIAVYKICWSDGCSDADILAAFDDAIADGVDIISLSVGGWPMDYFEDPIAIGAFHSMKNGILTSNSAGNSGPDPGSVSNCSPWSLSVAASTIDRKFMTPVKLGNGAVYQGNSINTFEQGNTMHPIIFSADAANQTGGHSTDSRYCSVDSLNKTLVQGKIVVCDDFSEEDAIALGIAGIIAPDGFYTDVAFTFALPVSLVSTDNGTDIVKYLNSTSEPTAAIFKTVEQKDELAPYVVSFSSRGPNPITSDILKPDLTAPGVDILAAWSEATTVTGEQGDTRVVPYNIISGTSMSCPHASGAAAYVKSFHPTWSPAAIKSALMTTDYLIHYIRCNILMCFTAYPMSPVTNTDQELAYGSGHINPVRATDPGLVYDAGELDFVKFLCGQGYNATQLQLVTGDKSACSSAINATAWDLNYPSFALSAPSGVSVTRVYHRTVTNVGSPSATYTSNIRSPAGLQITVEPNVLSFQSLGEKQSFVVTVEATLKDTILSGRLVWSNDVHQVRSPIVAFVSDSEPGEP from the exons ATGGCAAGGATGCAATCCCCACATGATTGCCTTCTCCTCTGTATTGTCACCTTTTGTCTGGTTTTGAGCTGCCATGGAACATCGGACGGAGATCGAAAG GTTTATATTGTGTACATGGGGGAACTTCCGAAGGGCGAATTTAGTGCATCTACTCTTCATATCAATATGTTACAAGAAGTTGTTGGAAG TGCTGCATCAGACTACTTACTCCACAGCTACCACAGAAGCTTCAATGGTTTTGTTGCCAAGCTGACCGAAGAGGAAAAGCAGAAAGTGGCTG GTATGCAAGGTGTAGTGTCAGTGTTTCCAAGTCAAAAGAAGAAATTACTCACAACTAAATCATGGGATTTTATGGGCTTCCCTATCAATTCTGTAAGATCGTCCGGCGAAAGTGACATGATCATCGGAATGCTTGACACCGGAATTTGGCCTGAATCACAAAGTTTTAATGATTCAGGTTATAGCCCGGCTCCAACAAAATGGAAAGGAACTTGCCAAGCTTCCTCCAATTTCACTTGCAACAA CAAAATAGTTGGAGCAAGGTACTACCATAGTGATGGAGAGATAGATCCTGATGTTGAATTTCCATCTCCAAGAGATTCAGAAGGACATGGTACTCACACTGCATCCACAGCAGCAGGAGATTTAGTTAGCTCAGCAAGTCTGCTTGGCCTCGGCTTGGGTACTGCTCGAGGAGGAGTTCCGTCGGCTCGTATTGCCGTTTACAAGATATGCTGGAGTGATGGATGTTCTGATGCTGACATTCTTGCAGCATTTGATGATGCAATTGCTGACGGAGTCGATATAATCTCGCTCTCGGTCGGAGGATGGCCAATGGATTATTTCGAGGATCCAATTGCGATCGGAGCGTTTCATTCGATGAAGAATGGGATACTTACTTCTAATTCTGCTGGTAATTCAGGGCCTGACCCTGGTTCAGTCTCTAATTGTTCACCTTGGTCTCTTTCTGTGGCTGCTAGCACCATTGACAGGAAGTTTATGACTCCTGTTAAACTTGGCAACGGAGCAGTATATCAG GGAAATTCGATAAATACTTTTGAACAGGGAAACACCATGCATCCAATCATCTTCTCTGCAGATGCTGCAAACCAAACCGGAGGACATAGTACCGATTCAAG GTACTGCAGTGTAGACTCTTTGAACAAGACTTTGGTTCAAGGAAAAATTGTTGTTTGTGATGATTTCAGCGAGGAAGATGCAATAGCTCTTGGTATAGCCGGCATAATAGCGCCGGACGGATTCTATACAGATGTAGCTTTCACTTTTGCTTTACCAGTTTCACTAGTAAGCACTGACAATGGAACTGATATTGTAAAATACTTGAACTCGACCAG TGAACCAACTGCAGCAATTTTCAAGACTGTTGAACAAAAAGATGAATTAGCTCCATATGTTGTTTCCTTTTCTTCAAGAGGACCGAATCCAATTACAAGTGACATTCTCAAG CCTGACCTGACAGCCCCTGGTGTAGACATTTTAGCAGCATGGTCCGAAGCAACTACCGTGACTGGAGAACAAGGCGATACAAGAGTAGTTCCGTACAACATAATCTCCGGTACATCCATGTCTTGCCCACATGCGTCCGGTGCTGCTGCATACGTCAAGTCATTTCACCCGACATGGTCTCCTGCTGCAATCAAGTCTGCTTTAATGACAACAG ACTATCTAATTCATTATATTCGTTGTAACATTTTAATGTGTTTCACAGCTTACCCGATGAGTCCAGTCACAAACACCGATCAAGAGCTTGCTTACGGATCAGGCCACATAAATCCTGTAAGGGCGACGGATCCTGGTCTAGTATACGATGCTGGAGAActtgattttgttaaatttcTGTGCGGACAAGGATATAATGCTACACAACTGCAGCTTGTTACAGGAGACAAAAGCGCATGTTCTTCAGCAATAAATGCAACTGCTTGGGATTTAAATTACCCTTCTTTTGCCCTTTCTGCGCCATCAGGAGTATCTGTAACTCGCGTCTATCACAGAACTGTCACAAATGTTGGAAGTCCGTCAGCAACTTATACATCAAATATAAGATCTCCTGCAGGACTTCAAATTACAGTTGAGCCAAATGTTCTCAGCTTCCAGTCTCTTGGCGAAAAGCAATCTTTCGTTGTGACAGTTGAAGCTACATTGAAGGATACAATTTTATCTGGCCGATTGGTATGGAGTAACGACGTCCATCAAGTGAGAAGTCCGATAGTCGCATTTGTTTCAGATTCTGAACCTGGTGAACCATAG